From one Brachypodium distachyon strain Bd21 chromosome 4, Brachypodium_distachyon_v3.0, whole genome shotgun sequence genomic stretch:
- the LOC100833324 gene encoding probable mitochondrial adenine nucleotide transporter BTL1 — MGFPDTPSGGGGGKLSLASVGFAGAGVGAGGSGGGYKELLVMALPKDDGLDSAKVAEVIGAGLPDVGESVRAFFRSREVREFASGALAGAMSKAVLAPLETIRTRMVVGVGSRHIGGSFVEIMEQNGWRGLWVGNTINMIRIIPTQAIELGTFEYVKRSMKGAQEKWREDGCPKIQLGNIKIELPLHLLSPVAIAGAAAGIAGTLMCHPLEVIKDRLTVDRVTYPSISIAFSKIWRTEGIGGLYSGLCPTLIGMLPYSTCYYFMYDTIKTSYCRLHKKKSLSRHELLIIGALTGLTASTISFPLEVARKRLMVGALQGKCPPHMIAALSEVIREEGLLGIYRGWGASCLKVMPNSGITWMFYEAWKDILLDDKDKDRD, encoded by the exons ATGGGCTTTCCGGACACaccgagcggcggcggcggcgggaagctGTCCCTCGCTAGCGTgggcttcgccggcgccggggtcggggccggcggcagcggcggcggctacaaGGAGCTCCTCGTCATGGCCCTGCCCAAGGACGACGGCCTCGACAGCGCCAAGGTCGCCGAGGTCATTGGCGCCGGGCTGCCGGACGTCGGGGAATCTGTGAGG GCATTTTTTCGGAGTAGGGAGGTTAGAGAATTCGCCAGTGGAGCCTTAGCTGGCGCTATGTCCAAAGCTGTTCTTGCTCCACTTGAGACCATCAG GACAAGAATGGTTGTAGGTGTAGGATCGAGACATATTGGTGGTAGTTTTGTGGAGATCATGGAACAAAATGGGTGGCGAGGGCTTTGGGTGGGTAATACAATCAACATGATCCGCATTATTCCAACTCAGGCAATTGAGCTTGGAACATTCGAGTATGTCAAAAGGAGCATGAAAGGAGCACAGGAGAAATGGAGAGAGGATGGATGCCCGAAAATACAGCTTGGCAATATTAAAATCGAGCTGCCACTCCACCTCTTATCTCCAGTTGCTATTGCTGGTGCAGCTGCTGGAATAGCGGGCACACTGATGTGCCATCCTCTTGAAGTTATTAAG GATCGCTTGACCGTCGACCGAGTGACTTATCCTAGTATTAGCATTGCCTTTAGCAAGatatggcgaactgaaggtaTTGGTGGCCTCTATTCTGGCCTCTGTCCGACACTAATTGGGATGCTTCCTTACAGCACATGCTACTACTTTATGTATGACACAATCAAAACTTCATACTGCCGCCTACATAAGAAGAAATCCTTGAGCCGTCACGAGCTACTAATCATTGGAGCTTTGACAG GTCTCACCGCGAGTACAATCAGCTTCCCGCTGGAGGTGGCCAGGAAGCGTCTCATGGTGGGCGCCCTGCAAGGAAAGTGCCCGCCCCACATGATTGCCGCGTTGTCAGAAGTGATCCGGGAGGAGGGCCTCCTGGGGATCTACCGTGGCTGGGGCGCGAGCTGCCTGAAGGTGATGCCGAATTCGGGCATCACCTGGATGTTTTACGAGGCATGGAAGGACATCCTCTTGGATGACAAGGACAAGGACCGTGACTAG
- the LOC100833630 gene encoding ER membrane protein complex subunit 3: MAEELVLDTAIRDWVLVPLSVVMVLIGVLRYFVSKLMRSPPSSSPSPDPKTVKEGQVVIRARSLRTSSQFIPAKAFKARKLYYTNGESGLLHVPKEDAQKAQAAMFSDPNMAMDMMKKNLSMIVPQTLTFAWVNFFFSGFVAAKIPFPLTQRFRGMLQNGIDLSTVDVSYVSSRSWYFLNLFGLRGLFSLILGEENATDDAQKMMQMGGGMGFNPAMSLGAEKDSLDIIQHDWALPKMEHHAEEVLRKLLKK; this comes from the exons ATGGCCGAGGAGCTGGTGCTGGACACGGCGATCCGGGACTGGGTCCTAGTCCCGCTCTCCGTCGTTATGGTGCTCATCGGCGTGCTCCGCTACTTCGTCTCGAAGCTCATGCGCTCCCCGCCGTCGTCCTCCCCATCCCCCGACCCCAAGACCGTAAAGGAGGG GCAGGTGGTCATAAGGGCGAGGAGCCTGAGGACCAGTTCGCAGTTCATCCCGGCCAAGGCCTTCAAGGCTCGCAAGCTTTATTATACCAACGGG GAAAGCGGATTACTTCATGTTCCTAAAGAGGATGCACAGAAAGCTCAGGCAGCCATGTTTTCAGATCCAAACATGGCCATGGACATGATGAAGAAGAATCTCTCCATGATAGTTCCACAG ACACTTACATTTGCGTGGGTgaacttcttcttttcaggCTTTGTAGCAG CCAAAATTCCCTTTCCACTGACTCAACGATTCAGGGGAATGCTGCAAAACGGGATAGACCTGAGTACTGTTGACGTGAGCTATGTTAGCAGCCGTTCATG GTACTTCCTCAATTTATTCGGATTGAGGGGTCTTTTCAGTCTGATCCTTGGTGAAGAAAATG CTACTGATGATGCGCAAAAGATGATGCAGATGGGTGGTGGAATGGGCTTTAATCCAGCAATG AGTTTGGGCGCAGAGAAAGACAGCCTTGATATCATCCAGCATGACTGGGCTTTACCAAAGATGGAGCATCATGCGGAAGAGGTCTTGAGGAAACTATTGAAGAAATGA
- the LOC100836282 gene encoding ervatamin-B, translated as MARPPLLLLLLVSACAAAASNAAADDPAMRMRFEQWMGKHGRAYANGGEKQRRFEVYKENLALIEEFNSGGHGYTLTDNKFADLTNEEFRAKMLGGLGADPDRRRRARHASNALELPVKMAEEGNDNSTDLPKDVDWRKKGAVVEVKNQGSCGSCWAFSAVAAMEGLNQIKNGKLVSLSEQELVDCDAEAVGCAGGFMSWAFEFVMANHGLTTEASYPYKGINGACQTAKLNESSVSITGYVNVTVNSEAELLKVAAVQPVSVAVDAGGFLFQLYAGGVFSGPCTAQINHGVTVVGYGETDKAEKYWIVKNSWGPEWGEAGYMLMQRDAGVPTGLCGIAMLASYPVM; from the exons ATGGCCAGGCCGCCCTTGCTTCTCCTGCTGCTCGTCTCGGCGTGCGCAGCTGCCGCGAGCAACGCTGCCGCCGACGATCCAGCGATGAGGATGCGGTTCGAACAGTGGATGGGCAAGCACGGCCGCGCGTACGCCAACGGCGGCGAGAAGCAGAGAAGGTTCGAGGTGTACAAGGAAAACTTAGCGCTCATCGAGGAGTTCAACTCCGGTGGCCATGGCTACACGCTGACCGACAACAAGTTTGCGGACCTGACGAACGAGGAGTTCAGAGCCAAGATGCTCGGAGGCCTCGGGGCTGATCCggacagaagaagaagagcccgGCACGCTTCGAACGCCTTGGAATTACCT GTGAAAATGGCTGAAGAGGGTAATGATAATAGTACTGATCTGCCGAAAGACGTGGATTGGAGGAAGAAAGGGGCAGTGGTGGAAGTGAAGAACCAAGGGAGCTGCG GTTCATGCTGGGCGTtctcggcggtggcggccatggaggGCCTGAACCAGATCAAGAACGGGAAGCTGGTGTCGCTGTCGGAGCAGGAGCTGGTGGACTGCGACGCCGAGGCCGTGGGCTGCGCCGGCGGGTTCATGAGCTGGGCCTTCGAGTTCGTCATGGCCAACCACGGCCTCACCACGGAGGCCAGCTACCCGTACAAGGGCATCAACGGCGCGTGCCAGACGGCCAAGCTGAACGAGAGCAGTGTGAGCATCACGGGCTACGTCAACGTGACCGTCAATAGCGAGGCGGAACTGCTaaaggtggcggcggtgcaGCCGGTGTCGGTGGCCGTGGACGCCGGCGGGTTTCTGTTCCAGCTCTACGCCGGCGGGGTGTTCTCGGGCCCCTGCACCGCCCAGATCAACCACGGCGTCACCGTGGTGGGCTACGGCGAGACCGACAAGGCGGAGAAGTACTGGATCGTCAAGAACTCGTGGGGGCCCGAGTGGGGCGAGGCCGGCTACATGCTCATGCAGCGCGACGCCGGCGTGCCCACCGGCCTCTGCGGCATCGCCATGCTCGCCAGCTACCCAGTCATGTGA